A genomic region of Plasmodium malariae genome assembly, chromosome: 14 contains the following coding sequences:
- the DHHC8 gene encoding palmitoyltransferase DHHC8, putative encodes MFQTKEARAPFLLPLYKVYESNNVFLCQGKVITGPNIRHLIFTYTVIIITVFPIYIIIHSHIESLLQLSLAILALTTFFLLVLFFLTTTAFCDPGIIPKKSYVDLSLPKGRTAFTTVKINGTVIKNYWCVHCNHFKEPRSKHCYVCNNCVTRFDHHCVWLGNCVGTRNYRTFVFFILNLSILSMIICFIFIGTFISLSIKEYQSLTLGSIFYIMFEYPHIALYIIYTVPSSLLLINLFIYHLKMILSNKTTYEDIQGLYVQHNPFNEGKLLNLKKFLFTPVNKGHIKWTEIVRVTV; translated from the exons ATGTTTCAAACAAAGGAAGCTAGGGCTCCATTCCTTTTACCGTTATACAAAG tttacgAAAGCAACAACGTTTTTTTATGTCAAGGAAAAGTCATTACAGGGCCAAACATACGTCATCTAATTTTTACCTATactgttataattattacagtTTTTCCaatctatataattat ACACTCCCACATAGAAAGCCTGTTACAGCTAAGTCTTGCAATACTTGCTTTAACgactttctttcttttagtTTTATTCTTCTTAACAACAACAGCATTTTGTGATCCTGGGat TATTCCAAAAAAGAGTTATGTTGACTTATCCCTACCGAAGGGAAGAA cTGCATTCACGactgtaaaaataaatggcacagttataaaaaattattggtGTG TTCACTGTAATCATTTTAAGGAACCAAGAAGTAAGCACTGTTATGTATGTAACAATTGTGTTACTAGGTTTGATCATCATTGCGTTTG GCTAGGAAATTGCGTGGGAACCAGAAATTACCGtacatttgtttttttcattttaaatttatccaTCCTTTCCATGATAATCTGTTTTATCTTTATTGGAACTTTTATT AGTTTGAGTATTAAGGAATATCAGAGCTTAACATTAGgatcaattttttatataatgtttGAATATCCGcatat tgcactttatattatttataccgTACCATCATCCCTATTGTTaatcaatttatttatttatcatttaaaaatgatacTCAGTAATAAAACAACATATGAGGACATTCAAGGTTTATACGTGCAGCACAATCCCTTTAATGAgg GAAAGTTATTAAATTTGAAGAAGTTTCTTTTTACACCTGTTAACAAAGG GCATATAAAATGGACCGAAATTGTAAGGGTTactgtataa
- the PmUG01_14038200 gene encoding 3',5'-cyclic nucleotide phosphodiesterase, putative, with amino-acid sequence MENLEYLEENNENSNFSDDKNEEGNENSNSSFSDDKNTNSGTNMHKTLVTKKSFLQNVLAHSKSNSSEVDSEQLDHIKEKESKLKDLSRNDSICKNVVKKKNSNLKNLSDNNNNIYKELKIKTNELSRQDNNTSEEDKLSLTNNFLDTYNDKEICNNSNNNKNYLKKDDSSINWSTSNINTDSNSDFSKVEVKILENKKEEIERKGIGENSENLSNTKNKNGPEYNQILNDIKQKKLKEINIDDIIGKEKNESAPLKSKRSISFMKNVEDNNLKNIKIERNKENPLIMNKFKRNSTYDNNEKKFSNLRNNANRYASANTSFVANASTNTNMFFHSPSGSYGNIKLSGGNVMIKNERIFGINKNLKKVFEQFFYEIWKQNIIINKEFYTSNNKNGLNPYKSNFSESCLNQSNEKELVTRIPLKFKDETLETLYVLNLNNWISSRMIIIGIIMLILCFFIWFLFTWSFKSNAWQKDSYVVLLFHALMVLNTIILIFFIIVGSSELSKYAELMSYILFGVMVSMWGLWNIGISLTLNENITSKAIPSLSSAAETIYALTFFCGLLPLVIMDVLIPSRTKYNWFIHLIFIVLNSTSIILVCTANPAFMPAVYVIFRVIEYIMLCVLLYMGCYTSELQIRYVFYNLLITGYKLDKVESDMNKNNKSNKEKVSTAIEDLILMIKECTKVILEIESENDVNFNVLSKTSYCTNILEQCLSTLTKTDNLYNIDYGAFDKLENKKFIEAYVSKTKSNYLADQNDRVDFKLNKSFSNNDCICVDKVDIDKKEIKKFLKEIDIPHVTNMIQLIDNKILSQWDFSCLSYFEKSNYPFFDINLSLMFTIEHDIPINSIINFLSFVEKQYNNVPYHNTIHATMVTQKFFCLSKKLGIYDHMEYKIKLVMFISGICHDIGHPGYNNLFFVNSLHPLSIIYNDISVLENYHASITFKILQLNQCNLLKSFSEKDFRLIRLCIIELILSTDMKHHFEIISKFRIRRENEDFDYIKNNDDLLVLIKMIIKSADISHGSVKWNEHYKWCQRVLCEFYSQGDEEIKNKMPLSPLCDRTKHNEVCQSQITFLKFVVMPLFEELTYINDNKFIRNFCLKRLHSNCLMWDKFMKEGKVIKVYDSSNENKRDKMKKRMDKRKKSYIDLTLFFIKSISD; translated from the exons ATGGAGAATCTAGAATATTTAGAAGAGAACAATGAGAATTCTAACTTCAgtgatgataaaaatgagGAAGGTAATGAAAATTCGAATAGCAGCTTTTCAGATGACAAGAATACTAATTCTGGCACAAATATGCATAAAACTTTAGTAACTAAAAAAAGTTTTCTACAAAATGTATTAGCACACTCAAAAAGTAACAGTAGTGAAGTAGATAGTGAGCAATTAGAccatattaaagaaaaagaaagcaAATTAAAAGATTTAAGCAGAAATGATAGTATCTGCAAAAatgtagtaaaaaaaaaaaatagtaatttaaaaaatttaagtgacaacaataataatatatataaagagttaaaaataaaaacaaatgagCTAAGCAGACAGGATAATAACACAAGTGAAGAAGATAAATTATCATTAACTAACAATTTCCTAGACACATATAATGATAaagaaatatgtaataatagtaataataacaaaaattaccTTAAAAAAGATGATAGCTCAATTAATTGGAGCAcaagtaatataaatacagaTAGTAACTCTGATTTTTCAAAGGTTGAAGTTAAGATATTAGAAAATAAGAAGGAAGAAATTGAAAGAAAGGGAATAGGAGAAAATTCTGAGAATTTATCaaatacgaaaaataaaaatggacCTGAATATAACCAAATTTTAAATgacataaaacaaaagaaactAAAAGAGATAAATATAGATGATATTATAggtaaggaaaaaaatgaaagtgcCCCTTTAAAATCAAAACGTTCTATAagttttatgaaaaatgtagaagataataatttaaaaaatataaaaatagaaaggaATAAAGAAAATCCATTAATAATGAACAAATTTAAGAGAAATAGTACTTAcgataataatgaaaaaaagtttaGCAACTTAAGAAATAATGCAAATAGATATGCAAGTGCAAATACTAGCTTTGTTGCAAATGCAAGCACAAATACGaatatgttttttcattCACCAAGTGGATCCTATGGAAATATTAAACTCTCAGGTGGTAATGTAATGatcaaaaatgaaagaatttttggtataaataagaatttaaagaaagtatttgagcaatttttttatgaaatatggaagcaaaatataataataaataaggaaTTTTATACATCAAATAATAAGAATGGATTAAATCCATATAAGAGTAATTTTTCGGAGAGTTGTTTAAATCAGTCCAATGAAAAAGAGTTAGTAACACGAATacctttaaaatttaaagatGAAACGTTAGAAACATTGTATGTGTTAAATTTAAACAATTGGATATCTTCGAGGATGATAATAATAGGaataattatgttaattttatgtttttttatatggtTTTTATTTACCTGGTCCTTTAAATCAAATGCATGGCAAAAAGACAGTTATGTAGTTTTATTGTTTCATGCTTTAATGGTTTTAAatactattatattaatattttttataattgttgGATCGTCTGAATTAAGTAAATATGCAGAACTTATGTCCTATATTTTGTTTGGTGTCATGGTAAGTATGTGGGGATTGTGGAATATAGGTATTAGTCTAACGTTGAATGAAAACATAACTTCAAAAGCAATACCTTCTTTGTCATCAGCAGCTGAAACTATATATGCCCTTACCTTCTTTTGTGGATTACTCCCTCTAGTAATCATGGATGTGCTCATTCCTTCCAG aacaaaatataactGGTTTATCCACCTAATATTTATAGTGCTAAATTCGACTAGCATAATATTAGTTTGCACCGCGAACCCTGCGTTTATGCCTGCCGTATAtgt gaTTTTTCGAGTTATCGAATACATAATGCTGTGTGTACTTCTGTATATGGGTTGTTATACATCAGAATTGCAAATTCGTTACGTTTTTTATAACTTACTg ATAACTGGATACAAATTAGACAAAGTAGAATCGGACATgaacaaaaataacaaaagtaataaagaaaaagtttCAACAGCAATTGAAGATTTGATTCTGATGATAAAAgag TGCACAAAAGTCATTTTAGAAATAGAAAGTGAAAATGATGTAAATTTTAATGTGCTTAGTAAAACTTCTTACTGTACTAATATTTTAGAACAGTGCTTATCAACATTAACAAAAACAGACAATCTTTATAATATTGACTACGGTGCTTTCGATAAACTTGAG AACAAGAAATTTATAGAAGCATATGTAAGTAAGACTAAGAGCAATTATTTAGCGGATCAGAATGATCGTGTtgattttaaattaaataaatccTTTTCGAATAATGATTGTATATGTGTTGATAAGGTAGATATAGACAAAAAAGAGattaagaaatttttaaaggaaATAGACATTCCTCACGTAACAAATATGATTCAACTAATAGATAACAAAATTTTGTCTCAATGGGACTTCAGTTGTTTGagttattttgaaaaatcaaattatcctttttttgatattaatCTATCGCTGATGTTTACTATTGAACACGATATTCCAATTAATTCAATCATCAATTTTTTATCCTTTGTTGAAAAACAGTACAACAATGTGCCATACCATAATACTATACATGCTACCATG gTAACACAGAAATTTTTTTGCTTGAGTAAGAAATTAGGCATTTATGATCACAtggaatataaaataaaattagttatGTTCATATCAGGGATTTGTCATGATATAGGTCATCCGggttataataatttgttttttgttaataGTCTACATCCAttaagtattatttataatgataTCAGTGTCTTGGAAAATTATCATGCATCtataacatttaaaattttacaacTAAATCAATGCAACCTTTTAAAATCATTTTCGGAGAAG GACTTTCGCTTAATACGATTGTGTATTATTGAGTTAATTCTGAGTACCGATATGAAGCATCATTTTGAGATTATTTCGAAATTTAGAATAAGAAGAGAGAACGAAGATTTtgattatataaagaataacgACGATTTATTAGTGCTAATCAAAATGATTATAAAAAGCGCAGATATATCTCATGGATCTGTTAAATGGAATGAACACTATAAATGGTGTCAGAGAGTACTGTGTGAATTCTATTCTCAAGGAGATGaagagataaaaaataaaatgcctTTATCACCTTTATGCGATAGAACAAAGCATAATGAAGTTTGTCAATCTCAAATtacctttttaaaatttgttgtTATGCCTCTATTTGAagaattaacatatataaatgacaATAAATTCATAAG gaatttttgtttaaaaagaCTACACAGCAACTGCCTTATGTGGGATAAATTTATGAAAGAAGGTAAAGTAATCAAAGTTTACGATTCATCTAATGAGAACAAAAgagataaaatgaaaaaaagaatggacaaaagaaaaaaaagttatatcgATTTGAcgctattttttataaagagTATTTCTGATTAA
- the PmUG01_14038300 gene encoding 3',5'-cyclic nucleotide phosphodiesterase, putative translates to MIDHSKEKCNKNDAFRKAFSLFSYPSNEEERVIKFWPLKFKDNEEEFIYFINLYDNIYKKKLFILISHLSSLLFMYSICLIVGKINDLLSILNLTFVFLHTFAALNIILMLILHYTHYIEKFKNIRGILFIFYTILIFVLWCSWIFILFTDVKDHLPTVVNVNNFLYATYVHNKINIVLCFFGYLPVFYLITVIPCRICYSYIFDVLFFMMKIAIFSVYYIITVKNYILTDNIFMIASSFVGSIFIFIIRYIIEIQRRLAFHNWNKQSKQIIKLKINLREQKERSSVTNIEEIYNIINDSIGDYYNLNTSPREKNICIVNNLEKILNILKEDNLFSPDLKTINKKNYNHIYGYMMDIKKIKQRLIHKGTYKEEGTVEGTEECKEECAEEFKEESETESMIESLSEVRSKGKLDLQSKASSKKGEHKSFISNFDINMHPEELDIDICNTKFLNTGAPNEDIFIHIGKYLLHKYYTASENIPNETLYSLLYEMKRGYNNVPYHNCIHAAMVTQHCNILINNLDTANILRDNEMAAFLVAALGHDIGHFGRTNIFLKNCSNFLSVIYNDKSILENYHCSFLFHILLKEENNIFKKEDSKSLLNLRQQIIELILATDMSKHIKILAQFRIKSIKTKSYIEKNIILCLKMIIKAADLSHNCVDWGEHYLWVKRLVNEFYYEGDEQLERGYQINPLFDRNSHNNFIQIQRTFLKELVYPLITSLKTLDRSTITQVMMDKVKRNYSKWTKIEKSDTRKKKYLSELLNNIPDSWKTPYKPNLTIYQLQKCKYNS, encoded by the exons atgaTAGATCAtagtaaagaaaaatgtaataaaaatgatgcaTTTAGAAAAGCTTTCTCTCTTTTCTCTTATCCTAGCAATGAAGAAGAAAGGGTCATCAAATTCTGGCCTTTGAAATTTAAAGATAATGAAGAAGAGTTCATATACTTTATTAATctatatgataatatttataagaaaaaactttttattttgatttctCATTTAAGCTCCCTCTTATTTATGTACTCTATTTGTTTAATCGTTGGGAAGATAAACG atttaTTGTCTATCCTAAATTTGACATTCGTATTTTTACATACTTTTGCTGCGCTTAATATAATACTTATGCTAATATTACACTATACACACTATATAGaaaagtttaaaaatattagagGGATACTATTTATCTTCTATACTATTTTG ATATTCGTCCTATGGTGTTCATggatatttatattatttactgaTGTTAAGGATCATCTACCAACCGTTGtgaatgttaataattttttatacgCAACATACGtccataataaaataaatattgtattatGCTTTTTTGGATACCTTCCAGTTTTCTATTTGATAACAGTAATACCATGCAG AATATGTTACTCCTACATTTTCGACGTGTTGTTCTTCATGATGAAGATAGCAATTTTTTCCGTTTACTACATTATTACAGTGAAGAATTATATCCTAACAGACaa tatatttatgataGCGTCATCATTTGTAGgtagtatttttatatttataataagatACATCATTGAAATTCAAAGAAGATTAGCTTTTCATAATTGGAATAAACAATCAAAACagattattaaattaaagatAAACCTAAGGGAACAGAAGGAAAGGTCATCAGTGACTAATATTGAAGAAATTTACAACATAATTAACGAc tCCATTGGAGattattacaatttaaatacaagtccaagagaaaaaaatatttgtatcgtcaataatttagaaaaaattttaaatattctaaaGGAGGATAATTTGTTCTCTCCTGATTTGAAAACcataaacaaaaaa aattataatcatatatatggGTATATGATGGATATTAAGAAGATTAAACAGAGATTAATTCATAAGGGAACATATAAGGAGGAAGGAACCGTAGAAGGAACGGAGGAATGTAAAGAAGAATGTGCTGAAGAATTTAAGGAAGAATCGGAAACAGAATCGATGATTGAATCATTATCAGAAGTACGGTCTAAGGGTAAATTAGATTTACAATCTAAAGCTTCTTCAAAAAAGGGCGAGCATAAAAGTTTCATAAGTAACTTTGACATAAACAtg catCCTGAAGAATTAGATATAGACATATGCAACACAAAATTTCTAAACACAGGCGCACCTAATgaagatatttttattcatataggaaaatatttattacacAAATATTACACGGCTAGCGAAAACATACCAAATGAAACATTATATTCACTGCTTTATGAAATGAAAAGGGGATATAACAATGTTCCTTATCATAATTGTATTCATGCAGCTAtg GTAACACAACACTGTAATATTCTAATCAATAATTTGGACACAGCGAATATATTACGAGATAACGAAATGGCTGCTTTTTTGGTAGCTGCTTTGGGCCACGATATAGGACACTTTGGGagaacaaatatttttcttaaaaactgCTCAAACTTTTTGAGCGTAATTTATAATGATAAATCAATTTTAGAGAATTATCactgttcttttttatttcatatattacttaaagaagaaaataacatttttaaaaaagaggaTTCAAAAAGTCTATTAAACCTGAGGCAACAAATAATTGAACTAATCTTAGCAACTGATATGAGtaagcatataaaaatattagctCAATTTCGGATTAAGTCTATTAAAACCAAATCAtacatagaaaaaaatattattttatgtttaaagATGATTATAAAAGCTGCTGACTTATCTCATAATTGTGTTGACTGGGGGGAGCATTATTTATGGGTTAAAAGATTAgtaaatgaattttattatgaGGGAGATGAACAATTGGAAAGAGGATATCAAATTAACCCCCTATTTGATAGGAATtctcataataattttatacaaattCAAAGAACATTTCTAAAAGAATTAGTTTATCCTTTAATAACTTCTCTTAAAACTCTTGACAGAAGCACCATTACACAAGTTATGATGGACAaagttaaaagaaattattctaaatggacaaaaatagaaaaaagcgatacaagaaaaaaaaaatatttaagtgaactgttaaataatattccCGATTCATGGAAAACTCCCTATAAACCAAATTTAACCATTTATCAACTGcagaaatgtaaatataattcttga